In Zea mays cultivar B73 chromosome 7, Zm-B73-REFERENCE-NAM-5.0, whole genome shotgun sequence, the following proteins share a genomic window:
- the LOC100194215 gene encoding putative protein S-acyltransferase 22 — translation MRRHGWQLPYHPLQVVAVSVFLALAFAFYVFFAPFVGRKVFQYVVMGLYTPLVLCVFFLYIWCAAANPADPGVFKSKKYLSLYGSGKHKHLKESRKTSSDARLQIEGTREKQEHEVAASSERSITQYKDNNPSCLSSTLSPSLLLFYPLSFVFSCCQPHESSSEQQATEEGMFFCSLCEVQVLKYSKHCRVCDKCVDGFDHHCRWLNNCIGRRNYRRFFILMSTAVILLILQSAIGVLVLVLCFVERKEFSMQIVSKLGSSFSVVPFVIVVASCTILAMVASLPVAQLLFFHILLIKKGISTYDYIIALREQEQDDLSGQQSPQMSRVSSYTGLSSASSFGPLRRGSWCTPPRLFLEDQFDVIPSEAASSHNSATKRKEDQGKRKKGSGAVKISPWALARLNAEEVSRVAAEARNKSKVLVPIRKDDYSRGHETDSSYGGTSSGRIDLGPDSKRRTNRRGRQPSDLFLKPVAKISTDAIDSASSDMSNLAPLQLEARSAFHPSRAASSVNVGGSSPDSSLDSPDLHLYRVSAVSSSGAEDLQLTALTAPGSTSHQGIQLSRSTSDGYEASGGEDSDRIPSQIVHRSSNWASIILNSDQSASSSGILVPKNRLS, via the exons ATGAGGCGGCATGGGTGGCAGCTCCCGTACCACCCTCTCCAG GTGGTGGCCGTGTCCGTCTTCCTGGCGCTGGCGTTCGCGTTCTACGTCTTCTTCGCACCCTTCGTCGGGAGGAAAGTGTTCCAGTACGTGGTCATGGGGCTATACACTCCGCTG GTATTATGTGTCTTCTTTCTATACATCTGGTGTGCCGCAGCAAACCCAGCAGATCCAGGGGTCTTCAAATCAAAGAAGTATCTGAGCTTGTACGGAAGCGGCAAACACAAGCATCTGAAGGAATCCAGAAAGACTTCTTCAGATGCTCGGTTACAAATAGAGGGAACTAGAGAAAAACAAGAGCATGAGGTCGCAGCATCTAGCGAGAGGTCAATTACTCAATACAAGGACAATAATCCATCTTGCTTGAGTTCAACCCTCTCTCCTTCTCTCCTTCTATTCTACCCTCTCTCTTTTGTTTTCTCCTGCTGCCAACCACATGAAAGTTCCTCTGAGCAGCAAGCCACCGAGGAAGGGATGTTTTTCTGCAGCCTATGTGAAGTTCAG GTGTTGAAGTATAGTAAGCATTGCAGAGTTTGTGACAAATGTGTTGATGGTTTTGATCATCACTGCAGG TGGCTCAACAATTGCATTGGAAGAAGAAACTATAGAAGGTTTTTTATTCTAATGTCAACTGCCGTTATCTTG CTTATCCTACAATCAGCAATTGGAGTATTGGTGCTAGTGCTATGCTTTGTTGAGCGAAAGGAATTCTCTATGCAAATTGTTTCAAAGCTTGGAAGCAGCTTCTCTGTAGTGCCTTTTGTTATTGTGGTG GCATCATGTACCATCCTAGCCATGGTCGCTTCACTGCCTGTTGCTCAACTTCTTTTTTTCCACATTCTTCTGATCAAGAAG GGAATCAGTACCTATGACTACATCATTGCCCTGCGAGAGCAAGAGCAAGATGATCTGAGTGGGCAGCAGAGTCCACAGATGTCTCGTGTAAGCTCCTACACCGGACTCAGCAGTGCTAGTTCCTTTGGTCCACTTCGTCGTGGTTCATGGTGCACTCCGCCAAGGCTGTTTCTTGAGGATCAG TTTGATGTTATTCCATCGGAGGCTGCTTCTTCGCATAATTCTGCTACGAAGAGGAAAGAAGACcaggggaagaggaaaaagggCTCAGGGGCCGTGAAAATAAGCCCATGGGCATTAGCTCGTCTTAACGCTGAAGAAGTTTCGAGGGTTGCTGCAGAGGCACGGAATAAGTCCAAAGTTTTAGTGCCAATCAGAAAAGATGACTATTCACGAGGCCACGAAACAGATAGTAGCTATGGAGGCACCAGCAGTGGTAGGATCGATCTAGGACCCGATAGCAAGAGGAGAACAAACAGAAGAGGAAGACAGCCCAGTGATCTCTTTCTCAAACCTGTTGCAAAGATATCTACAGATGCTATTGATTCTGCCAGCAGCGACATGTCCAATTTAGCACCATTGCAACTTGAGGCACGGAGCGCCTTCCATCCCAGCAGGGCTGCATCCTCTGTGAATGTTGGTGGGTCATCTCCAGATAGCAGCTTGGATTCGCCTGACCTGCATCTGTACAGAGTCTCAGCTGTCTCATCGTCTGGAGCCGAAGACTTGCAGCTGACAGCTCTCACTGCTCCAGGAAGCACTTCACATCAAGGGATTCAACTGTCGAGATCGACCAGCGATGGGTATGAAGCGTCAGGGGGTGAAGACAGCGACCGCATTCCGTCACAGATAGTGCACCGCTCGTCAAACTGGGCAAGCATCATCCTCAACTCTGACCAGAGTGCGTCCTCGTCTGGCATTCTTGTGCCGAAGAACAGATTGTCCTGA